A single genomic interval of Phycisphaerae bacterium harbors:
- the eno gene encoding phosphopyruvate hydratase, protein MSSTAIVYVNGREILDSCGNPTIEATVVLENECVGQASVPSGRSKAADEAVELRDGDMARYGGMGVLKAVENINERIAEAILGLDACDQESVDREMINLDGSPNKGNLGANAILAVSMAVAKAAAEACKLPLFRYLGGVSAHVMPVPMMNMLDGGRRADNNVDFQEFLIQPWGAPTFREALRWSAEIQQTLASILSERGYSVSVGDEGGFAPKLKNNDEAFELMAMAVEKAGYKLGEQIFFALDPAMSELFGEAKAKGKVGYCLFKSDPDRILGSDEVIDCWLALCRKWPLRSLEDGLAEDDRDGWKKLTASLGGKIQLVADDLCSTLMNRLGRGFREGIANSILVKTDQIGCLTETLNTINLAMRNGYTTVVSHGSGETEDTTIADIAVATNAGQIKAGGVRRSDRVAKYNQLLRIEEHLGDEAVFGGTFWNK, encoded by the coding sequence ATGTCATCAACAGCAATCGTTTACGTCAACGGCAGAGAAATCCTGGATTCTTGCGGCAACCCGACCATTGAAGCCACCGTCGTGCTGGAGAACGAGTGTGTGGGGCAGGCCTCAGTTCCGTCGGGGAGGTCCAAAGCCGCAGATGAGGCGGTCGAGCTTCGCGACGGGGACATGGCGCGATACGGGGGCATGGGCGTACTGAAAGCCGTTGAAAACATCAACGAGAGGATCGCCGAAGCCATCTTGGGGCTCGATGCCTGCGACCAGGAGTCGGTGGACCGGGAGATGATCAATCTCGATGGCAGCCCCAACAAGGGCAACCTCGGGGCCAATGCCATCCTGGCAGTCTCGATGGCAGTGGCCAAGGCGGCTGCCGAGGCGTGCAAACTGCCGCTCTTCCGATACCTTGGTGGGGTAAGTGCCCATGTCATGCCAGTCCCGATGATGAACATGCTCGACGGGGGCCGGCGCGCCGACAACAACGTGGATTTCCAGGAATTCCTGATTCAACCGTGGGGTGCCCCGACCTTCCGCGAAGCCTTGCGGTGGAGTGCCGAGATCCAGCAAACCCTCGCAAGTATTCTGAGCGAAAGGGGTTACAGCGTTTCCGTCGGTGATGAAGGTGGTTTTGCCCCGAAGCTCAAGAACAATGATGAGGCTTTCGAGCTGATGGCCATGGCCGTGGAGAAAGCCGGCTACAAGCTGGGCGAGCAGATCTTTTTTGCCCTGGATCCGGCCATGAGTGAGCTATTCGGTGAGGCCAAGGCCAAGGGCAAGGTAGGGTATTGCCTCTTCAAGAGCGATCCGGACCGGATCCTCGGCAGCGACGAGGTGATCGACTGCTGGCTGGCTCTATGCAGGAAATGGCCTCTTCGCAGCCTTGAAGACGGGCTGGCCGAGGACGACAGGGACGGTTGGAAGAAACTGACCGCCAGCCTGGGTGGGAAGATCCAGCTTGTCGCGGATGACCTGTGTTCGACCCTCATGAATCGCCTTGGGCGAGGGTTTCGGGAAGGGATCGCCAACAGCATCCTGGTCAAAACCGACCAGATCGGGTGCCTGACCGAAACGCTCAACACCATCAATCTGGCCATGCGAAACGGCTATACGACGGTGGTCAGTCACGGAAGCGGCGAAACTGAAGACACCACAATTGCCGATATTGCAGTAGCGACGAATGCCGGTCAGATCAAGGCCGGCGGCGTCAGACGGAGCGATCGGGTCGCAAAGTACAACCAGTTGCTCCGTATCGAGGAACACCTCGGAGACGAGGCCGTCTTCGGAGGCACGTTCTGGAACAAGTAA